Within Bacillus solimangrovi, the genomic segment TTATTTTTCAAGATGCATTCTCACAATTACTTATATATGAGTGGTCAAAGAAACTTAATCGGCCGTTATTTCATTTGTTGTCTACTTTTTCTGTTTCCCCATTTATGATCTATGAATGGAAGCACTTTTGGAGAACGGGTGATCGAAACCGATTAATGACTTCATTAATAATTAATGAACAAAACTTGATCCAAAAGCCAATTATAGAGCATCCTTTTTACAAGAAAAAGGTTTTTCATTCGTTTTGTTTTCATTTTCAAGATTGGTTGCACTTTAGTAGTGTCATTTTTCCTACTAAGGAAGGAGATTTATACGGCATAAGTGTTAAAAATTTTTGTAACCTAGAGGATCGAATAATATTAGGGAAGAAACTCGCGTTGCTTCTATTTCATCCAGAGTATTATTCAATGTTTTATGAGTTTGCTGATTCTGTTACACATACTGGTGCGCGTAAAGATTATGAACACTACCTCAAACAATATGTATCGTCTCAAACATTACCACTAAGATTAATCTATCCAGTTATTAATCATAATCAACATCGATATTTGAATTGGGAAGCTTCAGATAAAAAGATAGAAAAGTGGTTTCAATCGAATACTAAACTTAAAAAAGTATGTATAACAAATTGGTATATGAGAAAACAAGAGCTTCTGCATTTAGCCATTATGTTCGAACATTATATGAAGAAACCGTCTGTATTTACATAAACACGACGGTTTTTTTTGTTGTCTAATAGAGGCTTTGTTCGTTTACTTTTGTTAATAATAATTTTGTAACTACATGATTGGTTCACTTAACTATCGGCAATACGCGAAGAGAAATCTTGAACGTGAAGTATTCAAAAGTTTGTTTTTGTAACTGTTTACATTTTAGTGATACAGGTTTTGGAATTGTATTAATACAGGTAGAATATTTGAAGAAAGTGTTATTATGTGTTTTTAGAAAATGAATTAAATAAAGTTATATAAGATAAAGTGTTTGACTACTATTCGATTCATATAGTAAACTGAATCTTGTATTAGAAATTGTACTAACTTAATAAAACGTTACAATTAATACAGGATATTCACTATGCAAGAAGTGCTTTCGTGGAAATGTGGTTTATTTCCTTTGATACTAGGAAAAGAACATAGTGACTTTTGTGAATTAAGGGAAGTGAATTACAGCTTTTCTTATAATAAGTTAGAAATGAAGGGGCAGGCTGTTCTCGAAAATTTCTAAATTAAATATGGAAAGTTCGACTACAAGATTAAAGTTTTACTTATGGGTTGAGACTTTCTCAATGAAAATGCGTCATTTGTCTTTTTCTTTTTGGGTAAACTAAGAGGTGTTTAAGATGGACGAACTGCATTTCGTTAACATTATATTGTAATGAAGAAAGGATGAGGTGAAAAGTATGGCTAGAAAGAAAACAATTCTTCAAAAAGTCGAAGAGCAATTTGAGACATTGCAAGTATTGAATGAAGAGGGCGAAGTTGTTAACCAAGACGCGATGCCTGATCTTTCAGATGAACAACTAAAAGAACTAATGACACGTATGGTGTATACACGTATTCTTGACCAACGCTCTATTTCATTAAATCGTCAAGGACGTTTAGGGTTCTATGCACCTACTGCTGGACAAGAAGCTTCTCAATTAGGAACACAGTATGCATTAGAGAAACAAGACTGGATCTTACCAGGTTATCGTGATGTTCCACAATTAATTTGGCACGGTCTTCCACTAACTAAGGCATTTTTATTCTCTCGTGGACACTATGTAGGTAATCAAATGCCTGAAGGTGTGAATGCATTAAGCCCACAAATTATTATCGGTGCTCAAATTACACAAGCTGCTGGTGTTGCGCTTGGTTTGAAAAAGCGTGGGAAAGATTCAGTAGCAATTACTTATACAGGTGATGGTGGTGCATCACAAGGTGACTTCTATGAAGGTATGAACTTTGCAGGTGCGTATAAAGCGCCAGCAATCTTCGTTGTACAAAATAACCGTTTCGCTATTTCTACACCTGTTGAGAAGCAATCTGCTGCAAAAACAGTTGCACAAAAAGCAGTTGCAGTTGGAATTCCAGGTGTACTAGTTGATGGTATGGACGTACTAGCAGTATATGCAGCGACAAAAGAAGCGCGTGACCGTGCTGTAAACGGTGAAGGTCCAACACTAATTGAAACACTAACATATCGTTATGGTCCACATACTATGGCTGGGGATGACCCAACACGCTATCGTACAGAAGACCTTGATAATGAATGGGAGAAGAAAGATCCACTTGTTCGTTTCCGTAAGTTCCTTGAGAACAAAGGTATCTGGTCTCAAGAAGAAGAAGAAAAAGTGGTTGAACAAGCGAAAGAAGACATTAAAGCAGCGATTAAAGAAGCTGACCAAACACCAAAACAAACTGTTACTCAATTAATGGATATGATGTATGAAGAGCTTCCTTACAACTTGAAAGAGCAAAGAGAAGAATACGCAGCAAAGGAGTCGAAGTAACATGGGCCAACAAATGACAATGATTCAAGCGATTACGGATGCGTTGCGCATTGAGTTGAAAAATGACGAAAACGTACTCGTCTTCGGTGAAGACGTTGGTAAAAATGGTGGTGTATTCCGTGCAACTGAAGGTCTTCAAGATGAGTTCGGTGAAGATCGAGTATTCGATACACCGTTAGCTGAATCTGGAATCGGTGGTCTTGCAGTTGGACTTGCACTTGAAGGTTTCCGTCCAGTTCCAGAAATCCAGTTCTTCGGTTTCGTATATGAAGTAATGGATGCGATCAGTGGTCAAATGGCACGTATGCGTTACCGTTCAGGTGGTACTAAAACAGCATCAATTACTGTTCGTTCACCATTCGGTGGTGGTGTACATACACCAGAGCTACACGCTGATAGCTTAGAAGGGCTAATGGCTCAACAACCAGGACTTAAAGTGATTATTCCATCAAATCCTTATGATGCAAAAGGTTTGTTAATCTCTGCAATCCGTGACAATGATCCAGTAATCTTCCTTGAGCATATGAAACTTTATCGCTCATTCCGAGAAGAAGTACCTGAAGAAGCTTACACAGTTCCTATCGGTGTAGCAGACGTGAAGCGTGAAGGAAAAGATATTTCAATCATTGCTTATGGTGCAATGGTGCAGTCTTCTTTGAAAGCTGCAGAAGAATTACAAAAAGAGGGTATCGAAGCGGAAGTAATTGACCTTCGTACGGTTAGCCCACTTGATATTGATACAATTATGGAATCTGTGAAGAAAACGAGTCGCGCAATTGTAGTTCAAGAGGCTCAAAAACAAGCAGGTATTGCAGCTAACGTTGTAGCTGAAATCAATGACCGTGGTATTCTTCACTTAGAAGCACCAGTGCTTCGTGTAGCTGCTCCAGATACAGTTTATCCATTCTCAGCAGCAGAAGAAGTATGGTTACCAAATCATAAAGATATCGTTGAAAAAGCGAAACAAGTTATCAACTTCTAATTCGTTTTAAAACAACATGATAGGGAAGAAACCGGATCATTCTGGTTTCTTCTTACACATTCCGATAAGAAAGTACATTAAATATATGCGAGGAGGTCGTTTACCGTGGCATTTGAATTCAAACTGCCTGATATTGGTGAAGGTATTCATGAAGGTGAAATTGTAAAATGGTTCGTTAAACCTGGAGATGTAGTAAAAGAGGATGACGTACTGGCAGAGGTGCAAAACGACAAAGCAGTAGTAGAAATCCCTTGTCCAGTTGATGGAACTGTTAAAGAAATCCTTGTTAATGAAGGTGAAACTGCAATCGTTGGTGATGTTGTTGTAACATTCAATGCAGAAGGTTTTGAAGATAGTGGTTCTGATGATAGTAGTGCAACTGAAGAAGCGCCTGCAACAGAGGAAAAAGCTGAAGCTCCAGTAGAAACAAAGGCTGCTCCAGTAGCGGATGAGAATGGTGAAAAGGTTGATATCCGTATCATTGCGATGCCATCGGTTCGTAAATATGCTCGTGAACTTGGCTTAGATATCCGCCAAATTAGTGGTACAGGTAAGAACGGTCGAATTCTTAAAGAGGACGTTGATAACTTCAAAAACGGTGGTGCACCAGTTGCAGAAGAAGCACCAGTAGTAGAAGTTAAAGAAGAAACACAAGTTGAAGCGCAAGCAGCGCCTGCTTCAGAACCAACAGCTCCAGCTGCACCAGTAGTTCCTGCTGGACAATACCCTGAGACTCGTGAGAAAATGAGCGGGATTCGTAAAGCAATTGCAAAAGCAATGGTGAATTCGAAGCACACTGCACCACATGTAACATTAATGGATGAGGTAGACGTAACTGCACTTGTAGCACACCGTAAGCAATTTAAAGCTGTTGCTGCTGATAAAGGCATTAAGCTTACGTACCTCCCATATGTAGTTAAGGCATTAGTAAGTGCACTTCGTGAATACCCAGTGCTTAATACAATGCTTGATGATGCTACACAAGAAATAGTTCAAAAACATTATTACAACATCGGTATTGCAGCAGATACAGATAAAGGTCTTCTCGTACCAGTTGTAAAAGACGCTGACCGTAAGTCTATTTTCAATATCTCTTCTGAGATTAATGAATTAGCTGTTAAAGCGCGTGAAGGAAAACTATCTGGTGATGAGATGAAAGGTGCATCTTGCACAATTACTAACATCGGTTCTGCTGGTGGACAATGGTTTACACCAGTAATTAACCATCCAGAAGTTGCAATTTTAGGTATTGGTCGTATTGCAGAAAAACCAGTTGTAAGAGATGGTGAAATTGTTGCAGCTCCAGTGCTTGCTTTATCATTAAGCTTTGACCACCGTATGATCGATGGTGCGACAGCGCAACATGCATTGAACCACATCAAACGACTATTGAATGACCCACAATTATTAGTAATGGAGGCGTAATGCTATGGTAGTAGGAGATTTCCCGATCGAACTTGATACGCTCGTTGTTGGTGCAGGACCTGGAGGATATGTTGCAGCAATTCGTGCAGCACAATTAGGTCAAAAAGTAGCAATAGTTGACAAAGGTACACTTGGTGGAGTTTGCTTAAATATCGGTTGTATCCCTTCAAAAGCTCTAATCAATGCAGGTCATCGCTATGAAGAGTCTAAAGGTTCTGAAGATATGGGAATTACAACTGAAAATGTAAAGGTTGATTTTACTAAAGTTCAAGAGTGGAAGCAAAGTGTTGTTAAGAAATTAACAGGCGGTGTTGAAACACTTCTTAAAGGTAACAAAGTTGAGATTCTTTCTGGAGAAGCTTTCTTCGTAGATAGCAATACAGTTCGCATTATGGATGAAAATAGTGCACAAACATACAAGTTCAACAATGCAATTATCGCAACTGGTTCACGCCCAATTGAACTTCCAACCTTTAAATATTCAGATCGTGTATTGGATTCAACTGGTGCACTTAGCTTGAAGGACATTCCTAAAAAGCTAATTGTAATTGGTGGTGGATACATCGGTACTGAACTTGGTACTGCATATGCCAACTTTGATACTGAAGTTACAATCCTTGAAGGTGGAGAAGATATCTTAATGGGATTTGAAAAGCAAATGCGTCAAGTCGTTAAGAAACGCCTGAAGAAAAAAGGTGTATCAATTCACCCGAAAGCTATGGCTAAAGGTGTAGAAGAAACTGCAAATGGTGTTATCGTTACAGCAGAAGTTAAGGGCAAAGAAGAAAAATTCGAAGCTGATTACGTATTAGTAACGGTAGGTCGAAAGCCAAATACAGATGAGCTTGGTTTAGAGCAAGCAGGTGTTGAACTAACTGAACGTGGTATAGTTAAAATCGACAAACAGTGCCGTACGTCTGTAAGCAATATTTTTGCAATTGGTGATGTTGTTGAAGGTCCACCACTTGCACATAAAGCTTCTTACGAAGGTAAGATTGCTGCTGAAGCTATCAGTGGGGAATCTTCTGAAATTGACTATCATGGTATTCCAGCAGTCGTATTCAGTGAGCCTGAACTAGCATCAGTTGGTTATACTGAAACTGAAGCGAAGGAAGCTGGTCTAGAAGTAAAAGCTTCTAAGTTCCCATTCGCAGCAAATGGTCGTGCGTTATCACTTAATGAAACTGACGGTTTCTTAAAGTTAGTAACACGTAAAGAAGACGGTCTAATCATTGGTGCACAAATTGCTGGTCCTAACGCATCAGATATGATTTCTGAGCTTGGTCTTGCAATTGAAGCTGGTATGACAGCAGAAGATGTGGCACTAACAATCCATGCTCACCCAACTTTAGGTGAGATTACGATGGAAGCAGCGGAAGTTGCTCTAGGTAGCCCTATTCACATGGTGAAGTAAGTTTTATCAAAAAATGCACACTGAAAATTTAGTGTGCATTTTTTTTATGGATATGAATAGAAAAGACCTTCATCATTCGTTAACCGAATGTGAAGGTCTTTTCTATTCATTAA encodes:
- the lpdA gene encoding dihydrolipoyl dehydrogenase, whose product is MVVGDFPIELDTLVVGAGPGGYVAAIRAAQLGQKVAIVDKGTLGGVCLNIGCIPSKALINAGHRYEESKGSEDMGITTENVKVDFTKVQEWKQSVVKKLTGGVETLLKGNKVEILSGEAFFVDSNTVRIMDENSAQTYKFNNAIIATGSRPIELPTFKYSDRVLDSTGALSLKDIPKKLIVIGGGYIGTELGTAYANFDTEVTILEGGEDILMGFEKQMRQVVKKRLKKKGVSIHPKAMAKGVEETANGVIVTAEVKGKEEKFEADYVLVTVGRKPNTDELGLEQAGVELTERGIVKIDKQCRTSVSNIFAIGDVVEGPPLAHKASYEGKIAAEAISGESSEIDYHGIPAVVFSEPELASVGYTETEAKEAGLEVKASKFPFAANGRALSLNETDGFLKLVTRKEDGLIIGAQIAGPNASDMISELGLAIEAGMTAEDVALTIHAHPTLGEITMEAAEVALGSPIHMVK
- a CDS encoding DUF2515 domain-containing protein codes for the protein MVYSINKVSKLSDETIIDAVRSHVKFDNLDNISRTNAYFSYYKRHREIKWSLLASMVSRNAGYNMTDLEGGWFPLCIKKELRHQIFITYERANWLIFQDAFSQLLIYEWSKKLNRPLFHLLSTFSVSPFMIYEWKHFWRTGDRNRLMTSLIINEQNLIQKPIIEHPFYKKKVFHSFCFHFQDWLHFSSVIFPTKEGDLYGISVKNFCNLEDRIILGKKLALLLFHPEYYSMFYEFADSVTHTGARKDYEHYLKQYVSSQTLPLRLIYPVINHNQHRYLNWEASDKKIEKWFQSNTKLKKVCITNWYMRKQELLHLAIMFEHYMKKPSVFT
- the pdhA gene encoding pyruvate dehydrogenase (acetyl-transferring) E1 component subunit alpha, whose amino-acid sequence is MARKKTILQKVEEQFETLQVLNEEGEVVNQDAMPDLSDEQLKELMTRMVYTRILDQRSISLNRQGRLGFYAPTAGQEASQLGTQYALEKQDWILPGYRDVPQLIWHGLPLTKAFLFSRGHYVGNQMPEGVNALSPQIIIGAQITQAAGVALGLKKRGKDSVAITYTGDGGASQGDFYEGMNFAGAYKAPAIFVVQNNRFAISTPVEKQSAAKTVAQKAVAVGIPGVLVDGMDVLAVYAATKEARDRAVNGEGPTLIETLTYRYGPHTMAGDDPTRYRTEDLDNEWEKKDPLVRFRKFLENKGIWSQEEEEKVVEQAKEDIKAAIKEADQTPKQTVTQLMDMMYEELPYNLKEQREEYAAKESK
- a CDS encoding dihydrolipoamide acetyltransferase family protein, with product MAFEFKLPDIGEGIHEGEIVKWFVKPGDVVKEDDVLAEVQNDKAVVEIPCPVDGTVKEILVNEGETAIVGDVVVTFNAEGFEDSGSDDSSATEEAPATEEKAEAPVETKAAPVADENGEKVDIRIIAMPSVRKYARELGLDIRQISGTGKNGRILKEDVDNFKNGGAPVAEEAPVVEVKEETQVEAQAAPASEPTAPAAPVVPAGQYPETREKMSGIRKAIAKAMVNSKHTAPHVTLMDEVDVTALVAHRKQFKAVAADKGIKLTYLPYVVKALVSALREYPVLNTMLDDATQEIVQKHYYNIGIAADTDKGLLVPVVKDADRKSIFNISSEINELAVKAREGKLSGDEMKGASCTITNIGSAGGQWFTPVINHPEVAILGIGRIAEKPVVRDGEIVAAPVLALSLSFDHRMIDGATAQHALNHIKRLLNDPQLLVMEA
- a CDS encoding alpha-ketoacid dehydrogenase subunit beta gives rise to the protein MGQQMTMIQAITDALRIELKNDENVLVFGEDVGKNGGVFRATEGLQDEFGEDRVFDTPLAESGIGGLAVGLALEGFRPVPEIQFFGFVYEVMDAISGQMARMRYRSGGTKTASITVRSPFGGGVHTPELHADSLEGLMAQQPGLKVIIPSNPYDAKGLLISAIRDNDPVIFLEHMKLYRSFREEVPEEAYTVPIGVADVKREGKDISIIAYGAMVQSSLKAAEELQKEGIEAEVIDLRTVSPLDIDTIMESVKKTSRAIVVQEAQKQAGIAANVVAEINDRGILHLEAPVLRVAAPDTVYPFSAAEEVWLPNHKDIVEKAKQVINF